In Shewanella sp. VB17, a single genomic region encodes these proteins:
- a CDS encoding DUF342 domain-containing protein produces MLPPELIELSIDKKFIEFKLLPNTHGPISEEAVMQLLTLPEFNQLHPLENIIQKAVVQVNQLCGQDDGQFEQFFKIAERIDGQINVKIAEDKMSAQMELTAPWGGEKITIQNILQALKSSNICMGLSKIKIQTLLKEISKKQPGETCECIIATGKDCIHGVNASLERKVPLARERLLQPQEREDGTVDMHNLGSVIMVDPKDLLLVKHPATMGTSGYNIHGEVLSPIPGKDISLKVGDGTELCSSDPNQLIASVSGQPVETKTGMLVDNVLNIKDVDVGYGNVDFKGSILVTGDVHEGMVVKSTGDITIMGFVDSATLIAEGDVIVSKGIIGRQLKEKELSTKIRANGQICAQFIQYSDLEAQGDILVTKQLLHSYTKTKQKLTVSDPKGNRGDLVGGIAKADNGVIAVIIGATAGTKTEVFCAMKQSELRHQLKELDQSVKAMVVSLLELDAKINKLPPKTEWQDDEMMLAQVEVMFEEKEQLSTRRNKEQAEHDHLELEVNNYYRDHHVEAHKHIFPNVELHIGPAFNRTQREHGTCMVFNQDQELTFDYSTKH; encoded by the coding sequence ATGCTGCCTCCTGAACTTATTGAACTCAGTATTGATAAAAAATTTATTGAATTTAAACTACTCCCCAATACTCATGGTCCGATTTCAGAAGAGGCGGTTATGCAGCTTCTTACGCTCCCAGAATTTAATCAACTGCACCCCTTAGAAAATATAATACAAAAAGCCGTTGTTCAAGTGAATCAACTCTGCGGTCAAGATGACGGACAATTTGAACAGTTTTTCAAAATAGCAGAACGTATTGATGGACAAATTAATGTCAAAATAGCTGAAGATAAAATGTCAGCCCAAATGGAGCTTACCGCTCCTTGGGGGGGAGAGAAAATCACCATTCAGAATATTCTTCAAGCACTTAAGTCGAGTAATATTTGCATGGGCTTAAGTAAAATAAAAATCCAAACGTTACTCAAAGAAATCTCAAAAAAACAACCAGGCGAAACCTGTGAATGTATTATTGCAACCGGAAAGGATTGCATTCACGGGGTAAATGCATCTCTCGAACGCAAAGTCCCTCTTGCAAGAGAACGATTATTGCAACCACAAGAAAGAGAAGATGGCACAGTCGATATGCACAACTTAGGCTCAGTGATAATGGTCGATCCAAAAGATCTTCTGCTTGTCAAACATCCAGCAACCATGGGAACCAGTGGTTACAATATACATGGTGAAGTGTTATCACCGATTCCAGGTAAAGATATCTCACTCAAAGTCGGCGATGGCACAGAGCTATGCAGTAGCGATCCCAATCAACTGATAGCCTCAGTATCAGGGCAGCCTGTAGAGACCAAAACCGGCATGCTAGTTGATAATGTGCTCAATATAAAAGATGTCGATGTAGGCTATGGTAATGTCGACTTTAAAGGCAGTATTTTAGTTACAGGTGATGTGCATGAAGGCATGGTAGTCAAAAGTACAGGTGATATTACCATTATGGGTTTTGTCGACTCAGCAACCTTAATTGCAGAAGGAGATGTCATTGTCAGTAAGGGCATCATAGGTAGACAGCTGAAAGAAAAAGAGTTATCTACCAAGATTAGAGCAAACGGGCAAATCTGTGCTCAGTTCATTCAATATTCTGATCTTGAAGCACAAGGAGACATTTTAGTCACTAAACAATTGCTCCACAGCTACACCAAGACTAAGCAAAAACTAACGGTTAGTGATCCCAAAGGCAATAGAGGTGACTTAGTGGGCGGTATAGCCAAAGCTGATAACGGAGTCATCGCTGTCATTATTGGTGCTACAGCAGGGACCAAAACCGAGGTTTTTTGTGCGATGAAACAAAGTGAGCTTAGGCACCAACTTAAAGAATTAGATCAAAGTGTTAAAGCCATGGTGGTGTCACTTTTGGAATTGGATGCAAAAATAAACAAACTACCACCAAAAACTGAGTGGCAAGATGATGAAATGATGTTAGCACAAGTCGAGGTCATGTTTGAAGAAAAGGAACAGCTCTCTACTCGACGTAATAAAGAGCAAGCGGAACATGACCATCTTGAACTGGAAGTCAACAACTATTATCGTGACCATCATGTTGAAGCTCACAAGCATATCTTCCCTAATGTAGAGTTACATATTGGACCTGCTTTTAATCGTACTCAACGCGAACATGGAACCTGTATGGTCTTTAATCAAGATCAGGAATTGACATTTGATTACAGTACCAAGCATTAA